A window from Pseudomonas alloputida encodes these proteins:
- the rnd gene encoding ribonuclease D, with amino-acid sequence MAIEIHWIRDDQSLAEHCRDWHQLPFVAVDTEFMRVDTFYPKAGLIQIGDGQRAFLIDPLLIGNWQPLADLLEDSAVVKVLHACSEDLEVLLRLTGKLPQPLFDTQLAAGYLNLGFSMGYSRLVQEVLGIELPKGETRSDWLQRPLSETQVSYAAEDAVHLAELFTVLRPRLSDDKYAWVLEDGAELVAALRREVEPESLYRDVKLAWKLAPQQLAVLRELCAWREREARNRDVPRNRILKEHSLWPMAKSQPNNLSALAKIDEMHPRTIRQDGEFLIQLIKRAASLPAEQWPAPLPEPLPIEAAGLLKQLRAIGQAEGERLGIAPELMLRKKALEALLKSGYPNGPYQLPDSLRGWRRERMGQALLDNLAGAGETR; translated from the coding sequence GTGGCCATCGAAATTCACTGGATCCGTGACGACCAGAGCCTGGCCGAACACTGCCGCGACTGGCACCAACTGCCCTTCGTCGCCGTCGACACCGAATTCATGCGGGTAGACACCTTTTACCCGAAAGCCGGGCTGATCCAGATCGGCGACGGCCAACGCGCCTTCCTGATCGACCCGCTGCTGATCGGCAACTGGCAACCCTTGGCCGACCTGCTGGAAGACAGCGCTGTGGTCAAGGTGCTGCACGCCTGCAGCGAAGACCTCGAAGTGCTGCTGCGCCTGACCGGCAAGCTGCCTCAGCCGCTGTTCGACACTCAGCTGGCCGCCGGTTACCTGAACCTGGGCTTCTCGATGGGCTATTCGCGCCTGGTGCAGGAAGTGCTGGGCATCGAATTGCCCAAAGGCGAAACCCGTTCCGACTGGCTGCAACGCCCGCTCTCGGAAACCCAGGTCAGCTACGCTGCCGAAGATGCCGTGCACCTGGCCGAGCTTTTCACCGTGCTGCGCCCGCGGCTGAGTGACGACAAGTATGCCTGGGTGCTGGAAGACGGCGCCGAGCTGGTGGCTGCGTTGCGCCGTGAAGTCGAGCCCGAAAGCCTGTACCGCGACGTCAAGCTGGCCTGGAAGCTGGCGCCTCAACAACTGGCAGTGCTACGTGAGCTGTGCGCCTGGCGCGAACGCGAAGCGCGCAACCGCGATGTGCCGCGTAATCGTATCCTCAAGGAGCACTCGCTGTGGCCCATGGCCAAAAGCCAGCCGAACAACCTGTCGGCCTTGGCCAAGATCGACGAGATGCACCCGCGCACCATTCGTCAGGACGGTGAGTTCCTCATCCAGCTGATCAAGCGCGCCGCCAGCCTGCCGGCCGAGCAATGGCCTGCGCCCTTGCCTGAGCCGCTTCCGATCGAGGCTGCTGGCCTTCTCAAGCAGCTGCGTGCCATCGGCCAGGCCGAAGGCGAGCGCCTGGGGATTGCACCCGAGCTGATGCTGCGCAAGAAAGCCCTGGAGGCGCTGCTCAAGAGCGGATACCCCAATGGCCCTTATCAACTGCCCGATTCGCTGCGCGGCTGGCGCCGTGAGCGCATGGGCCAGGCCCTGCTGGACAACCTGGCAGGTGCCGGAGAAACCCGATGA
- a CDS encoding YcgL domain-containing protein — MKRICSIYKSPRKNEMYLYVLKADGLERVPEGLLPFFGTPVHAFDLVLTPERKLAREDITKVLENLESQGYHLQMPPLEDEYIEHLPEELLRRNDPV; from the coding sequence ATGAAACGCATTTGCTCGATCTACAAGAGCCCACGCAAGAACGAAATGTACCTGTACGTACTCAAGGCTGACGGCCTGGAACGCGTGCCTGAAGGCCTGCTGCCGTTCTTCGGCACCCCCGTGCACGCTTTCGACCTGGTGCTCACCCCTGAGCGCAAACTGGCCCGCGAGGACATCACCAAGGTGCTGGAGAACCTCGAAAGCCAAGGCTACCACCTGCAGATGCCGCCGCTGGAAGATGAGTACATCGAGCACCTGCCCGAAGAGCTGCTGCGCCGCAACGACCCCGTCTGA
- a CDS encoding D-2-hydroxyacid dehydrogenase, with amino-acid sequence MRVLIAEHDHARYAALLRAAAPELEVLTSGDSAELARQAPQCPVWLGQPDLLASLLRQGHKPGWIQSTWAGITPLLADGLPRDYRLSRAVGIFGQVMAEYMLTYMLGHEREVLSRLVSQVERRWDDRPGRSLEGRKVLIVGVGDIGQRVAEFLQPFGVALYGVASSAREQAPFVEVAALADLPRLVGQVDYVLNLLPDTPATHDLYDAALFKCFQPSALFINAGRGVAVVDADLVEALKEGHLAGAVIDVCRQEPLPKQHPFWTAWGLLLTGHSSAPTSPTAMVRLFVENVRAYEAGQGLRGEVDFARGY; translated from the coding sequence ATGCGCGTACTGATCGCTGAGCATGACCATGCTCGATACGCCGCGCTTTTGCGCGCCGCCGCGCCAGAACTGGAAGTGCTGACCAGCGGCGACTCTGCCGAACTGGCCCGCCAGGCACCGCAGTGCCCGGTGTGGCTGGGCCAGCCGGACTTGCTGGCCAGTCTGCTGCGCCAAGGCCACAAGCCTGGCTGGATACAGTCGACATGGGCCGGTATCACGCCGTTGCTGGCCGACGGCCTGCCGCGTGATTACCGCCTGAGCCGCGCAGTAGGCATCTTCGGACAGGTGATGGCCGAGTATATGCTCACCTATATGCTAGGCCATGAGCGTGAGGTGCTGTCGCGCCTGGTCAGCCAGGTCGAGCGGCGCTGGGATGACCGCCCGGGGCGCAGCCTGGAAGGGCGCAAGGTTCTCATTGTGGGTGTAGGCGACATTGGTCAGCGTGTGGCCGAGTTCCTGCAGCCGTTTGGTGTGGCGCTGTACGGCGTTGCCAGCAGCGCCCGTGAGCAGGCGCCGTTCGTCGAGGTGGCGGCGCTGGCCGACCTGCCGCGCTTGGTTGGCCAGGTCGACTACGTGCTGAACCTGCTGCCGGATACCCCGGCGACTCATGACCTGTATGACGCCGCGCTGTTCAAATGCTTCCAGCCCTCGGCCTTGTTCATCAATGCCGGGCGTGGTGTGGCGGTGGTCGATGCCGACCTGGTCGAGGCGTTGAAAGAGGGTCATCTGGCCGGTGCTGTGATCGATGTGTGCCGCCAGGAGCCGTTGCCCAAGCAACACCCGTTCTGGACCGCCTGGGGCTTGCTGCTGACCGGGCACAGCTCGGCGCCCACCTCGCCGACAGCGATGGTGCGCTTGTTTGTCGAGAATGTGCGGGCTTATGAAGCGGGGCAGGGGTTGCGGGGTGAAGTCGATTTCGCCCGGGGCTACTGA
- a CDS encoding nitroreductase family protein, which yields MSANPRIADYAINEQFINRWSPRAFTAEPISEETLLSFLEAARWAPSAYNSQPWRFLYARRDTPNWERYLSLLVPFNRNWAQQASALVLVISKTTFAAPGATEEKPALWHTFDTGSAWGHLALQASISGWHTHGMAGFDQDLARQELKIPEGYVLHAMVAIGKLGDKASLDEALQAREVPSPRKPLSELAAEGDFSL from the coding sequence ATGAGCGCCAACCCCCGCATTGCCGATTACGCCATCAACGAGCAGTTCATCAACCGCTGGTCGCCACGCGCCTTCACCGCCGAGCCGATCAGCGAAGAAACCCTGCTGAGCTTCCTCGAAGCCGCCCGCTGGGCACCTTCGGCCTATAACTCGCAGCCTTGGCGCTTCCTTTATGCCCGCCGCGACACGCCGAACTGGGAGCGTTACCTGAGCCTGCTGGTGCCCTTCAATCGCAACTGGGCGCAACAGGCGTCGGCGCTGGTGCTGGTCATTTCCAAGACCACGTTCGCGGCCCCGGGCGCTACGGAAGAAAAACCGGCGCTGTGGCACACCTTCGACACGGGCTCTGCCTGGGGGCACCTGGCCCTGCAGGCCAGCATCAGCGGCTGGCATACCCATGGCATGGCCGGCTTCGATCAGGACCTGGCACGTCAGGAACTGAAGATTCCCGAGGGTTACGTACTGCATGCCATGGTGGCGATCGGCAAGCTGGGGGACAAGGCCAGCCTGGATGAAGCCCTGCAGGCGCGTGAAGTGCCGAGCCCGCGCAAGCCGCTGAGCGAGCTGGCTGCTGAAGGCGATTTCAGCCTGTAA
- a CDS encoding YcgN family cysteine cluster protein, which produces MIAENAPFWRRKTLEELSQQEWESLCDGCGLCCLQKLEDEDDNSVYYTRIACKLLDLNTCQCSDYPNRFAQVPDCIQLTPGKADQFKWLPSTCGYRLVSEGKDLPAWHHLVCGDRQQVHEQRISQSGRMLSEHDVHEDDWEDHLIFRAS; this is translated from the coding sequence ATGATCGCTGAAAACGCGCCGTTCTGGCGGCGCAAGACCCTCGAAGAGCTCAGCCAGCAAGAGTGGGAGTCGCTGTGCGATGGCTGCGGCCTGTGCTGCCTGCAAAAGCTCGAGGACGAAGACGACAACAGCGTCTATTACACGCGCATCGCCTGCAAATTGCTGGACCTGAATACCTGCCAGTGCAGCGACTACCCCAACCGCTTCGCCCAAGTGCCAGACTGCATCCAGCTCACCCCGGGCAAGGCCGACCAGTTCAAGTGGCTGCCGAGTACCTGCGGTTACCGCCTGGTCAGTGAGGGCAAGGACTTGCCGGCCTGGCATCACCTGGTTTGTGGCGACCGGCAACAGGTTCATGAACAGCGCATTTCCCAGTCGGGACGTATGCTCAGTGAACACGATGTGCACGAAGACGACTGGGAAGACCACCTGATCTTTCGCGCCAGCTGA
- a CDS encoding RNA methyltransferase has protein sequence MANKRYSCIGLFNPKSAENVGSVMRAAGCYGVNSVFYTGKRYERARDFVTDTKRVHYDIPLIGIDDLQRIIPLGCTPVAVELVEGARPLPDYTHPDRAIYIFGPEDGSLSEDVRGWCEETIYIPTEGCMNLAATVNVVLYDRMAKGLNTRSGPKFK, from the coding sequence GTGGCAAACAAACGATACAGCTGCATCGGCCTGTTCAACCCCAAGTCGGCAGAAAACGTCGGCTCTGTGATGCGCGCCGCGGGCTGCTATGGCGTCAATTCGGTGTTCTACACAGGCAAACGCTATGAGCGCGCACGTGACTTCGTCACCGACACCAAGCGCGTGCACTACGACATCCCGCTGATCGGCATCGACGACTTGCAGCGCATTATCCCGCTGGGCTGCACGCCTGTGGCGGTGGAACTGGTAGAGGGTGCGCGGCCATTGCCGGACTACACCCATCCGGACCGGGCTATTTACATCTTCGGGCCAGAGGACGGCTCGTTGAGCGAAGACGTGCGGGGATGGTGTGAAGAGACTATCTACATCCCGACCGAGGGCTGCATGAACCTGGCGGCGACGGTGAATGTGGTGTTGTATGACCGCATGGCCAAAGGGCTGAATACCCGCTCAGGGCCCAAGTTCAAATAA
- a CDS encoding YajD family HNH nuclease — MSSTSSAAATARLDRILADAKRDKEMGYRDKALRMYPHVCGRCAREFAGKRLSELTVHHRDHNHDNNPQDGSNWELLCLYCHDNEHSRYTDQQYFSEGSTSTPSIAKATHNPFAGLAGMLKKD; from the coding sequence ATGAGCTCCACCTCTTCTGCCGCCGCTACCGCGCGCCTCGACCGCATCCTGGCCGATGCCAAGCGCGACAAGGAAATGGGCTACCGCGACAAGGCCCTGAGAATGTACCCGCACGTGTGCGGTCGCTGCGCCCGCGAGTTCGCTGGCAAGCGCCTGAGCGAGCTGACCGTGCATCACCGTGACCACAACCACGACAACAATCCTCAGGACGGCTCCAACTGGGAGCTGCTGTGCCTGTACTGCCACGACAACGAGCACTCGCGCTACACCGACCAGCAGTACTTCAGCGAAGGCTCCACCAGCACCCCGAGCATTGCCAAGGCTACGCACAACCCGTTTGCCGGGCTGGCGGGCATGCTGAAGAAAGACTGA
- a CDS encoding S9 family peptidase → MPTKPQPPIAQADQATDPYAWLQQRDTPEVLAYLQAENAYQEACLADQAPLRERLFEEIKGRILETDLSLPAPWGPYLYYTRTTAGDEYPRHYRCPRPADDSNTVDESQEQLLLDPNALANGGFLSLGAFNISPDHRLLAYSLDTSGDEIYTLYVKDLASGSVTTLPFDDCDGSLTWANDSQTLFFAELDDTHRPWRLRRHTLGTDAAHTVFEEPDGRFFLHCYRTSSERQLVLLLNSKTTSEAWVLDAETPQAPFTCLAPRVEGHEYFPDHGQLDGQWRWFIRTNQDGINFALYHAPAAPVPSREQWQVLVAHRDAVMLEGLSLNAGALTLSLREGGLPIIEVRPQGLPAYRVELPDAAYSLYVQDSLEFASTRIRLRYEALNRPAQVRQLTLPTGAQVVLKQTPVLGAFDADDYVSERLWATAADGTLVPISLVRRRQDLGKTVPLYLYGYGAYGESLDPWFSHARLSLLERGVAFAIAHVRGGGELGEAWYRAGKQEYKHNTFSDFIACAEHMISQGVTAADRLAISGGSAGGLLIGAVLNLRPALFRCAIAEVPFVDVLNTMLDPELPLTVTEYDEWGNPEEPEVYERIKAYAPYENLKAQAYPAMLVVAGYNDSRVQYWEAAKWVAKLRTLKTDSNLLLLKTEMGAGHGGMSGRYQGLKDVALEYAFVFGELGIL, encoded by the coding sequence ATGCCAACCAAGCCCCAACCCCCGATTGCCCAAGCCGACCAGGCCACCGACCCGTATGCCTGGCTGCAACAGCGCGACACCCCCGAGGTACTCGCTTACCTGCAAGCTGAAAACGCCTACCAGGAAGCCTGCCTGGCCGACCAGGCACCGTTGCGTGAGCGCCTGTTCGAAGAAATCAAGGGCCGCATCCTGGAGACCGACCTGTCATTGCCGGCGCCCTGGGGCCCCTACCTGTACTACACCCGTACCACCGCCGGCGACGAATATCCGCGTCACTACCGCTGCCCACGTCCGGCCGACGACTCGAACACCGTCGATGAAAGCCAGGAGCAACTGCTGCTCGACCCCAACGCCCTGGCCAACGGCGGTTTCCTCTCCCTGGGCGCGTTCAACATCAGCCCCGACCACCGCCTGCTGGCCTATAGCCTCGACACCAGCGGCGACGAAATCTATACCCTGTACGTCAAAGACCTGGCTAGTGGCAGTGTCACTACCCTGCCCTTCGACGACTGCGACGGTAGCCTGACCTGGGCCAACGACAGCCAGACGCTCTTCTTCGCAGAGCTGGACGACACCCACCGCCCATGGCGCCTGCGTCGCCACACCTTGGGCACCGACGCCGCGCACACCGTGTTCGAAGAGCCAGATGGGCGTTTCTTCCTGCACTGCTACCGCACCAGCTCCGAGCGCCAGCTGGTGCTGCTGCTGAACAGCAAGACCACCAGCGAGGCCTGGGTGCTGGACGCCGAAACCCCGCAGGCGCCGTTCACCTGCCTGGCGCCGCGCGTCGAAGGCCACGAATACTTCCCCGACCATGGCCAACTCGACGGCCAGTGGCGCTGGTTCATCCGCACCAACCAGGATGGCATCAACTTCGCCCTGTACCACGCGCCAGCCGCGCCAGTGCCAAGCCGCGAACAGTGGCAGGTGCTGGTGGCGCACCGCGACGCGGTCATGCTCGAAGGCCTCAGCCTGAACGCCGGTGCCCTCACCCTGAGCCTGCGCGAAGGCGGCCTGCCGATCATCGAAGTCCGCCCGCAGGGCTTGCCGGCCTACCGCGTCGAACTGCCAGACGCAGCCTACAGCCTGTACGTGCAGGACAGCCTTGAATTTGCCAGCACTCGCATACGCTTGCGCTACGAAGCGCTCAACCGCCCGGCCCAGGTGCGCCAACTGACGTTGCCCACGGGCGCCCAGGTGGTGCTCAAGCAAACCCCGGTGCTCGGTGCATTCGATGCCGATGACTATGTCAGTGAGCGCCTGTGGGCAACCGCAGCGGACGGCACCCTGGTGCCGATCAGCCTGGTACGCCGCCGCCAGGACCTGGGCAAGACCGTGCCACTGTACCTGTACGGCTATGGTGCCTATGGCGAAAGCCTCGACCCCTGGTTCTCACATGCGCGCCTGAGCCTGCTGGAGCGCGGCGTGGCCTTTGCCATCGCCCACGTGCGAGGTGGTGGTGAACTGGGGGAAGCCTGGTACCGTGCCGGCAAGCAGGAGTACAAGCACAACACGTTCAGCGACTTCATCGCCTGCGCCGAGCACATGATCAGCCAGGGCGTGACTGCCGCCGACCGCCTGGCCATCAGTGGTGGCAGCGCTGGCGGCCTGCTGATCGGCGCGGTGCTCAACCTGCGCCCGGCGCTGTTCCGCTGCGCCATTGCCGAAGTGCCGTTCGTCGACGTGCTCAACACCATGCTCGACCCGGAGCTGCCGCTTACCGTGACCGAGTACGACGAATGGGGCAACCCTGAGGAGCCGGAGGTGTATGAACGGATCAAGGCTTATGCGCCGTACGAGAACCTGAAAGCGCAGGCCTACCCGGCGATGCTGGTGGTGGCGGGCTACAACGACAGCCGCGTGCAGTATTGGGAGGCAGCCAAATGGGTGGCGAAGTTGCGCACACTCAAGACCGACAGCAACCTGCTGCTGCTCAAGACCGAGATGGGGGCTGGGCATGGCGGGATGAGCGGGCGGTACCAGGGGTTGAAGGATGTGGCTCTGGAGTATGCGTTCGTGTTTGGCGAGCTGGGTATTCTTTGA
- a CDS encoding class II glutamine amidotransferase, whose amino-acid sequence MCELLGMSANVPTDIVFSFTGLMQRGGRTGPHRDGWGIGFYEGRGLRLFQDPAASSESEVANLVQRYPIKSEVVIGHIRQANVGRVCLSNTHPFVREMWGRNWCFAHNGQLGDFKGLASFYRPVGDTDSEAAFCDLLNRIRSAFPEPVPVEQLLPVLVEACAGYRDLGVFNCMLSDGDWLFCFCSTKLVHITRRAPFGAARLKDVDLIVDFHTETTPNDVVTVIATEALTENETWHRYAPGQWALWRHGECVAHGQS is encoded by the coding sequence ATGTGTGAACTGCTGGGCATGAGTGCCAACGTCCCTACCGACATCGTTTTCAGCTTCACCGGCCTGATGCAGCGGGGCGGGCGAACCGGCCCGCACCGTGACGGCTGGGGGATAGGCTTTTACGAAGGCCGCGGCCTGCGCCTGTTCCAGGACCCGGCCGCGAGCAGCGAGTCGGAAGTGGCCAACCTCGTGCAGCGCTACCCGATCAAAAGTGAAGTGGTGATCGGTCATATCCGTCAGGCCAACGTCGGCAGGGTGTGCCTGTCCAACACCCACCCGTTCGTGCGGGAAATGTGGGGCCGCAACTGGTGCTTCGCGCACAACGGCCAGCTGGGTGACTTCAAGGGCCTGGCCAGTTTCTACCGGCCAGTGGGCGACACCGACAGCGAAGCGGCCTTCTGCGACTTGCTCAACCGCATCCGCAGCGCCTTCCCCGAACCGGTGCCGGTGGAACAGCTGCTGCCAGTGCTGGTCGAAGCCTGTGCCGGCTACCGGGATCTGGGGGTGTTCAACTGCATGCTCAGCGATGGCGACTGGCTGTTCTGCTTCTGCTCGACAAAGCTGGTGCACATTACCCGCCGTGCGCCATTCGGTGCCGCACGGTTGAAGGATGTCGACCTGATCGTCGATTTTCATACCGAAACCACCCCCAACGACGTGGTCACGGTGATTGCCACCGAGGCCCTGACCGAGAACGAGACCTGGCACCGCTACGCGCCGGGTCAGTGGGCCCTGTGGCGGCACGGCGAGTGCGTGGCGCACGGCCAGAGCTAA
- a CDS encoding DUF2937 family protein produces MFRSYLRLLLFTFGLLAGIQVPGLVKDYSQRVEAHLFESREALDGFRQTAERFFKGDLQALLQHYRSSDDPVFNSDANSIESLMIRNELLENEWQVLQGSWAGRTWHVLVQADPQLREETLNGYSYQILLVPEAIGWGVGAGFVLAFVVESLLLGIGWLILGGRRRVVKESWR; encoded by the coding sequence ATGTTCAGAAGTTACCTGCGATTGCTGTTGTTCACCTTCGGCCTGCTGGCCGGTATCCAGGTCCCGGGGCTGGTCAAGGACTATAGCCAGCGGGTCGAGGCGCACCTGTTCGAATCGCGCGAGGCGCTCGATGGGTTCCGGCAAACGGCCGAGCGCTTTTTCAAGGGCGACTTGCAGGCGCTGCTGCAGCACTACCGCAGCAGCGACGACCCGGTGTTCAACAGTGATGCCAACAGCATCGAAAGCCTGATGATCCGCAACGAACTGCTGGAAAACGAATGGCAGGTGCTGCAAGGGTCATGGGCCGGGCGTACCTGGCATGTGCTGGTACAGGCCGACCCGCAGTTGCGTGAAGAAACCCTCAATGGCTACAGCTACCAGATTCTGCTGGTACCCGAGGCGATTGGCTGGGGTGTGGGTGCCGGTTTTGTGCTGGCCTTTGTGGTCGAAAGCCTGTTGCTGGGGATTGGCTGGCTGATCCTGGGCGGGCGGCGCAGGGTGGTGAAAGAGAGCTGGCGCTAA
- a CDS encoding LysR family transcriptional regulator codes for MNLRFLETFVWVARLKSFRLTAEKLFTTQASVSSRIAALEADLGVKLLLRDSRGVSLTPEGSKVLEYAERMLETAKAMKQSLDSDRAKVGRIRIGVMDTVIHTWMSALVAELTERYPQVEIELVADTALNLREQLQKGFLDVILQTDLLREQSIRSLDLARYPMGWVVAAGAHQHRDYASLAELGRERIITFSKNSRPHQEVLSLLQAAGAEAPRLNCVNSVAAITRLLRDGFGIGALPPALVDAELGRGELVLLEGLQPPPSLELVVAWQTGVALVDEVVGVCRQVLARYARDVGGQRIVLV; via the coding sequence ATGAACCTTCGCTTCCTCGAAACCTTCGTCTGGGTCGCCCGGCTCAAGAGCTTCCGCCTGACGGCAGAAAAGCTGTTCACCACCCAGGCTTCGGTATCCAGCCGCATTGCCGCACTGGAGGCCGACCTGGGCGTGAAGCTGCTGCTGCGCGACTCCCGCGGCGTCAGCCTGACCCCGGAAGGCAGCAAGGTACTGGAATACGCCGAACGCATGCTGGAAACCGCCAAGGCCATGAAGCAATCGCTGGACAGCGACCGGGCCAAGGTCGGGCGCATTCGCATCGGGGTGATGGATACTGTGATCCACACCTGGATGAGCGCGCTGGTGGCGGAGCTGACCGAGCGCTACCCACAGGTGGAAATCGAACTGGTGGCCGACACCGCGCTGAACTTGCGCGAGCAGCTGCAGAAGGGCTTTCTTGACGTTATCTTGCAGACCGACTTGCTGCGCGAGCAATCGATCCGCAGCCTCGACCTGGCACGCTACCCAATGGGCTGGGTGGTGGCCGCAGGCGCCCACCAGCACCGGGACTATGCGTCGCTGGCCGAACTTGGGCGCGAGCGCATCATCACCTTCTCGAAGAATTCACGGCCGCACCAGGAGGTGCTGAGCTTGCTGCAGGCTGCGGGGGCAGAGGCACCACGGTTGAATTGTGTGAACTCGGTGGCGGCGATTACCCGGCTGTTGCGCGACGGCTTTGGCATTGGCGCGCTACCGCCGGCGCTGGTGGATGCCGAGTTGGGCCGGGGCGAGCTGGTGCTGCTGGAAGGGTTGCAGCCGCCGCCGAGCCTTGAGCTGGTGGTGGCGTGGCAGACCGGGGTGGCGTTGGTCGATGAGGTGGTTGGGGTTTGCCGGCAGGTGTTGGCGCGGTATGCGCGGGATGTGGGTGGGCAGCGGATCGTGCTGGTCTGA
- a CDS encoding MFS transporter translates to MNPTGVQQQVSTLPSSGPFAWYRDIDKQQRRTFWSCKIGYGLDGMDTQMLSFVIPTLIMLWGITTTEAGLIHTSTLIASAVGGWVAGILSDRIGRVRTLQLTVLWFAFFTFLCGFAQNYEQLLIARTLMGFGFGGEWTAGAVLIGEVIRAQDRGKAVGMVQSGWAIGWGLTAILYALLFSWLPAEQAWRALFLLGLVPAIFVIFVRRLVKDPEVYRKAKAVENAEAPSRFYEIFAPGMLWTTVRASLLTTGALGGYYAITSWLPTFLKNERGLSVLGTGGYLAMVIVGSYMGYVVSAYLSDLLGRKKNFILFAVGSFVIVLLYTQMPVSDGVMLWLGLPLGFFASGIFSGMGAFLTELFPTRIRGSGQGFCYNIGKVIAALFPLMIGMLGQNVPLGLGIGVFSAVSYGIVIVAALSLPETRGKQLQAR, encoded by the coding sequence ATGAACCCCACCGGCGTGCAGCAGCAGGTCAGTACCCTCCCTTCGTCCGGGCCTTTCGCCTGGTACCGCGACATCGACAAACAGCAACGACGTACCTTCTGGAGCTGCAAGATTGGCTATGGCCTGGACGGCATGGACACGCAGATGCTCAGTTTCGTCATCCCTACGCTGATCATGCTGTGGGGTATCACCACCACCGAAGCCGGGTTGATCCACACCAGCACGCTGATCGCCTCGGCTGTAGGAGGCTGGGTGGCCGGTATCCTCTCCGACCGCATCGGCCGGGTGCGTACCCTGCAACTGACGGTGTTGTGGTTCGCCTTCTTCACCTTCCTGTGCGGCTTCGCTCAGAACTACGAGCAATTGCTGATTGCCCGAACCCTGATGGGCTTTGGCTTCGGTGGCGAGTGGACCGCCGGCGCGGTGTTGATAGGCGAAGTGATCCGCGCCCAGGACCGCGGCAAGGCGGTGGGCATGGTGCAGTCCGGCTGGGCAATTGGCTGGGGCCTCACGGCCATCCTTTATGCGCTGCTGTTCTCCTGGCTGCCGGCAGAGCAGGCCTGGCGTGCGTTGTTCCTGCTGGGGCTGGTACCGGCAATCTTCGTGATCTTCGTTCGCCGCCTGGTCAAGGACCCTGAGGTCTATCGCAAGGCCAAGGCAGTGGAAAACGCCGAGGCACCTTCGCGCTTCTACGAAATCTTCGCCCCGGGCATGCTCTGGACCACTGTGCGGGCATCCCTGCTGACCACCGGGGCGCTCGGCGGCTACTACGCCATCACCTCGTGGCTGCCAACCTTCCTGAAGAACGAACGCGGCCTGAGCGTGCTGGGCACGGGTGGCTATCTGGCCATGGTGATCGTCGGCTCATACATGGGCTATGTGGTCAGCGCTTATCTATCCGACCTGCTGGGGCGCAAGAAGAACTTCATCCTGTTCGCCGTGGGCTCTTTCGTCATTGTGCTGTTGTACACGCAGATGCCGGTCAGCGATGGCGTGATGCTGTGGCTGGGCCTCCCGTTGGGCTTCTTCGCCTCGGGTATCTTCAGCGGCATGGGGGCGTTTCTGACCGAACTGTTCCCCACGCGCATTCGGGGTTCGGGGCAGGGCTTCTGTTACAACATCGGCAAGGTCATTGCCGCGCTGTTTCCGTTGATGATCGGCATGCTCGGCCAGAATGTTCCGCTGGGCCTGGGTATCGGCGTGTTTTCTGCGGTGTCCTACGGCATTGTGATCGTGGCGGCCTTGAGCTTGCCTGAAACCCGCGGCAAACAGCTGCAGGCGCGGTAA
- a CDS encoding 5-oxoprolinase subunit PxpA encodes MHNDKGDRVVERLLLNCDMGESFGSWRMGLDAEVMPYIDCANIACGYHAGDPGIMRRTVTLALEHGVTIGAHPAYPDLVGFGRRSMACSPEEIRDLLHYQIGALDGICKVLGGRVAYVKPHGALYNDMMADPLKLRTVLEAVAAYDSNLPLMLMATADNRAAQALGDEIGVPLWFEAFADRAYTASGHLLSRRLPGAVHHDPARVVEQAVRLARGETLLADDGSALQLAARTLCVHGDNDSSVAAVRQIRQALDGLEV; translated from the coding sequence ATGCACAACGACAAGGGAGACCGCGTGGTGGAACGCCTGCTACTCAATTGCGACATGGGCGAGAGTTTCGGCAGCTGGCGCATGGGCCTGGATGCCGAGGTCATGCCTTACATCGATTGCGCCAACATCGCCTGCGGCTACCACGCCGGCGACCCCGGTATCATGCGCCGCACGGTGACGTTGGCGCTTGAGCACGGGGTGACTATCGGCGCTCATCCGGCCTACCCGGACCTGGTCGGCTTCGGCCGCCGCTCCATGGCCTGCAGCCCGGAAGAAATCCGTGACCTGCTGCATTATCAGATCGGTGCGCTGGATGGCATCTGCAAAGTGCTGGGTGGTCGCGTGGCCTATGTGAAGCCCCATGGTGCGCTGTACAACGACATGATGGCCGACCCGCTCAAGCTGCGTACCGTGCTGGAGGCCGTCGCGGCCTATGACAGCAACCTGCCGTTGATGCTGATGGCCACCGCCGACAACCGTGCCGCCCAGGCACTGGGCGATGAAATCGGCGTGCCGCTGTGGTTCGAGGCGTTCGCAGACCGCGCATACACTGCCAGCGGCCATCTGCTGTCGCGGCGCCTGCCGGGCGCGGTGCATCACGACCCGGCGCGGGTGGTGGAGCAGGCGGTGCGTCTGGCCCGAGGCGAAACGCTGTTGGCTGACGATGGCAGCGCCTTGCAGCTTGCCGCCCGCACCCTCTGCGTGCATGGCGACAACGACAGTTCGGTGGCGGCGGTGCGGCAGATTCGCCAGGCCCTCGATGGGCTGGAGGTGTGA